A genomic region of Trichocoleus sp. contains the following coding sequences:
- a CDS encoding HdeD family acid-resistance protein, with protein MTTNSSPEISNTGAVSSKGMNGSLWIGVLLIALGLAAIVLPNFSTVVIESWIALILVSAGGAKVAYAFNSRNEGGFIWKLLLGILYAATGAMLFFNPLSGILTLTLLLGSFLVTEGVFELILAFRLRPQENWTWVLTNGIVTLVLGAMVWFQFPYNAPWLIGTLVGVSVLFSGISRLMLSFNQRTA; from the coding sequence ATGACGACGAATTCTTCTCCCGAAATTTCCAACACTGGTGCTGTCAGCTCAAAGGGCATGAACGGTTCCCTTTGGATTGGTGTTCTCCTCATCGCTCTGGGGCTTGCAGCGATCGTTCTCCCCAATTTCTCAACGGTTGTTATTGAAAGCTGGATCGCCCTGATTCTGGTTTCAGCAGGTGGCGCTAAAGTCGCTTATGCCTTTAATAGCCGCAATGAAGGTGGCTTTATCTGGAAGCTACTTCTGGGCATCCTTTATGCTGCAACTGGAGCAATGCTGTTTTTCAATCCGCTGTCGGGCATCTTAACGCTGACTCTTTTGCTGGGTAGCTTCCTGGTCACTGAAGGTGTATTTGAGTTGATCCTGGCATTCCGTCTGCGTCCTCAAGAAAACTGGACTTGGGTTTTAACCAATGGCATCGTTACCCTGGTACTGGGAGCAATGGTCTGGTTCCAGTTCCCCTATAATGCACCCTGGTTGATTGGCACATTGGTTGGCGTTAGTGTCCTGTTTAGCGGCATCTCACGACTCATGCTCTCGTTCAATCAGCGCACCGCGTAA